A window from Amblyomma americanum isolate KBUSLIRL-KWMA chromosome 7, ASM5285725v1, whole genome shotgun sequence encodes these proteins:
- the LOC144098563 gene encoding cysteine-rich PDZ-binding protein: MVCEKCEKKLGKVITPDPWKAGARNTTEGGGRMINENKALTAKKARFTPYGKFAECRICRQKVHQVGSNYCQGCAYKKGICAMCGKKILETKNYRQSST, translated from the coding sequence ATGGTGTGTGAGAAATGTGAAAAGAAGCTCGGCAAAGTCATCACTCCCGATCCATGGAAAGCCGGAGCCCGGAACACCACTGAAGGTGGCGGTAGGATGATCAACGAAAACAAGGCGCTGACAGCAAAGAAGGCTAGGTTCACTCCTTACGGAAAGTTCGCCGAATGCCGCATCTGCCGCCAGAAGGTGCACCAGGTTGGGTCCAACTACTGCCAAGGATGTGCGTACAAGAAAGGCATTTGCGCGATGTGCGGCAAGAAGATCCTGGAGACGAAGAACTACAGGCAGTCATCGACTTGA